Below is a window of Arthrobacter sp. ERGS1:01 DNA.
AGCTGGTCCAGTTTGCCGTTGATCGCGGCCGTTGCGGCAGTGTCGAGCTCATCCGCGGTACCGATGGCACCCTGGACTTTCGTATTCAGCGCGGCGTTGCCGGCGGCCACAGCGGCGGCCCCGGACGAAAGCGTGGCGGTATCCGCCGGCAGCTTGGCCGTCTGGGTCTGCAGTTGGTCCAGGCCCGAATTAAGGGCGGCAGCTCCCGAGGACAACTGCTCCGCCCCGGCCGCGAGTTGCACCTGCCCGGCCGCCAGCGCATCCGCGCCCCGACTCAACTCGGCCGTACCGGATTGCAGGGTCCCCACCCCCGTATTGAGCGTGGCTGCGCCGTTGGAAAGTTGCGTGGCGCCGGCAACGGCCTGCACCAGCTGCGCATGGATGGTCCCATACCCGGAGAGCAGCGCATTGGCCGTCTGTTCACCGACCTGTTGCGCCACCGATGCGTGCACGGAGGTGGTGAGCTTGTCCACGATGGACGTCAGCAGGTAGTTGTTCGCGTCGTTGGTGGTCACGCTCATGATGGCCTGCGTGGCCGCGTCAAAGTTTTCGGGGGAGGCCAGGTTCGCGGAGAAATCCTTGGGAATCATCAGCGCAAAGGCGTAGTCGCCGGAGTCGACGCCGGCGTTCGCCGCAGCCGGGCTGGACACCTCCTGCCAATTGAACATCTTGGCGTCAATCAGGTTCCGGGCCACCTGCTCGCCCACCTTGAGGTCCTTGCCGTCCTTCGTCACGGTGCCCTCATCCTGCATGACGATGGCGGCCTTGAGCTGGTTCAGGTGGGCGTAGGGATCCCAGTTTGCATACAGGTAGACGGCGCCGTAGAGGAGCGGCACCATCACGAGGGCCACGATGGTCAGCTTGGGCAGGATGCCGCCGGTCATGCGCTTGAGCTCGGACAACGCCAAACGGAAGACGGTCATCGGGATTCCTCCGGGATTTCGGTTGGTTCTAAGGTTTCGGTGTCGTCGTCGCCCGTGCTTGGGTCCGTGTTTTGGACCTCTGCCCTGAGGGACTCGGCCCGGGTATGCGGGGGCCGGGACGGGATGGGCGGCTGGACAAGGTGTTCGGCCGCGGGTTCGCCTGCGGGAGTCTCGACAGGCTCGACGACGGCGGTCTCGGCGGCCACTGGGGTCTCGACAGGCTCGACCGACGGGGTCTCGACAAGCTCGACCGACGGGGTCTCGACAAGCTCGACCGACGGGGTCTCGACAAGCTCGACCGACGGGGTCTCGACAAGCTCGACCAACGGAGTCGGGGCCTCGGCAGGCTCGACCACCGGGGTCTCGACAGGCTCGACCAACGGAGTCGGAGCGACCACTTGGTGCACGGCATTGCCGGCAATGATGGCCGGACCGTCCCAGTCGTCGGGGAGGCGCCCCACCACGCCAACCACCACCAACGGCCGGGCCGTGTCGGCGGCGGCCTGCACCAGCAGCGGCAGCCAGGCACCGACGTCGGCCGTGTGCCTGTCGGGGGAGTCCACCACCATCAGGGTTGCCGCCGGGTTGGAGAGGGCAAGTTCGATCTGCAGGTGCAGCAGCCGGGCCGGCTCCAGCTCCTCGACCCATTTCGTCACGATGTCGCGGAAGCCGTGCTTCACCAGCCATGCCGTGGGGCGGGTCCGGTCGCGGAACTTCGATGGCACCAGGGCCAGATCCTCGGCCGCCAGGGAGCGCACCGTCAAGTGGTTTTCCGGTTCGTTGACATCGGGGGAGTCCACGATGACGCTGTGCTTGCGCAGGCCGGAGAGGGTCTTGTCGTGGCCCAGCGCCACGGCGCCCGAGGACGGCTTCATCCGCCCCGTCAACGCGAGGGAGAGCGCCGTGCGCCGTTCCTGGCCGTCGGCCTGGATCAGCAGCACCGCCCCGGGCTGAGCTTCAAGGGTGGTGGCGGGCAGCAGGGTGTGGCGGCGCCCGGCGATGTGCAATTTGTTGGCGGTGAGCAAGTGGGCGCTCCTTCAGCGAGGGGTTAGCTGTACCAAATTACCAGTACTGACCGGTCAGTACAATTGATCGTGTCCCGACTCACTTGCCACCCTCCCACAAAGGCGTGCGCCCGCGCCTCAATCGCGAGCCAATTGTTACCGTTCCTGCCGGCTTCCAGGTTTGCACCGGCGAGGGTCCGGCGACCACGCAAAAAGGTGGCCCCCGAGTCACGGGAGCCACCTTTTGTGAACTATCAAGGGACGCGGGCGCGCCCGCGGGGTGCCTTAGGCCGTCAGCGCGTCCTTGAACCAGCCGGTGATCGTGGCCGGGTGGGTGATGGCGGTGCCGACCACCACGGCGAAAGCGCCGGCGTCGAGGGCCTGGCGGGCCTGTGCGGGGGAGTGGATGCGGCCCTCGGCGATGAGCGGCTTGCCCAAGTCTGCGGCGGCGATCTGGGCAATGAGCTCCAGATCGGGACCGTCGGTCTTGGGGCGTTCGCCCGAGTAGCCGGCCAGGGTGGTGCCAATCAGGTCGGCGCCTGCCTCGGCGGCCGCCACGGCGTCCTCGAAGGATCCGCAATCGGCCATGACCAGGGCGTTGGAGCCGCTGTGGATGCCGGCAATGGTCTCGGCCAGGGTCAGGCCGTCCGGGCGGGGGCGGCGCGTGCCGTCAATGGCCACGATATGCGCGCCGGCGCTGGCGCAGGAGAGCGCGTGGCGCAGCGTGGGCGTGATGAAGACGCCGTCGTGGCCGTCCTTCCACAAGCCGATCACGGGCACCTCCACGGCGGCGCGGGTGAACTGGATGTCGGCAATGCCCTGCACGCGGATCGCGGCAGCCCCGCCAATAACGGCCGACGCCGCCACCTGGGCCGTGGTGCGGGGGTCGCGCATGGGCTCGCCCGGGTAGGCCTGGGCGGAAACCACAAGCGCACCGGCGAGGGAATCGAGATCTGTCAGTTTCAGCGTCACGGGGACTCCTAAAAGAGGGTTGAACTATTGCTATTTACGACAGGAAAATTAGTGACAGGACTGTCTAGGAGAGGGCTGTTTAGGAAAGGACCAGGGAGGCGGCGCCCACCATGGCGGCGGTGTTGCCCAGGGATGCACGCACCACGGACACGCCGGCCAGGGGCGCCAGGAGTTCGGCGCGCAGGGCCGCCTCCATGGGAGTCCACCATAGTTCGCCGGCGTCGGCCAGTCCTCCGGAAACAACCACGACGGCGGGATCCAGGATGTTGACCAGGCCGCCAACAGCCTGGCCGGCGGCACTGGCGGCGATGTAAATGACCGAGCGGGCCAGTTCGTCGCCCAGCCGGGCGGCGTCGAACACGGCGCGGGTATCCGGCAGGGAGGTGCTGCCGCCGTTGCGCACGTAGGCGGCGTGGATGGCGGGGCCGGAGGCGATGGCCTCGACGTGCCCGCTGTGGCCGCAGGAACACGGCAGCGGAATGGTGCGGTCCACGGCGTAGGGGGAGGCGAAGTGGCCCACATGGCCGCCCACGAAGTGGTGGCCCAGCAGCGGCTTGCCGTCGACCACGAAGCTGCCGCCCACACCGGTGCCAAACGCGACCATGAGCGAGGTTCCGTTGCCCGCACCGGCGCCAAGCCAGGCCTCGCCCATGGCGTGGGCATGGACGTCATTGACGACGGCGGCCGGCAGTCCCAGCCGCGCGGCCAGTCCCGCGGTGATGTGTGTACCGGTCCAGCCGAGGATCGCATCCGTGGCCGAGATGACGGTGCCTTCGGCGGCATTTATGACGCCGGCCGAGCCGATGCCTACCGCATCCACCACGGCACCCTGGGCGGCGACACGCTCCACGAGGGAGCGCACCAGCGCGGCCGTGGCGTCCAGGATGGCCTCGCCGCCGTCGCGGTTCAAGGTGGGGACCTGGTCGGTGAGCAGCACCGAACCGTCCTCGCCGATGACACCGGCCGCCGTCTTGGTCCCGCCAAGGTCAACGCCAACTACATACCGCATGAAGAATCCTTTGAAGTTCAAATCAAGCAAAAACAAGTGCTCCCCAACCGGGCGCGTGGGCCAGCGATTTGGGCCCACGCGCCCGAGGGGCCCCAACCGAATTCGCGCCAGCGGATTCGGTTGGGGAGGGCGTGGGGACTAGATCAGGCCCGTGCGCGCAAGGATGACCTTGATGGCTGCGGTCTCGTCCTCGTCCAACGCGAGCATGGGGGTGCTCATGACGTTGGTCTTGATGATGCCCATGAGCATCAGGGCGGTCTTGAAGGCGCCCAGGCCCGCGGCGTTGCCGGAAACGCGGCCGGCCTTGGGGGTGTAGACGATGTTGAAGACGTCGGTGATGCGGTCCTGCTCGGCTGCGGCACCGGCCCAGTCGCCGGCGACCGAGAGGTCGTACAGGCGGCGGTAGGCGGCCGGGTCAACGTTGCCCAGGCCCGGCACGACACCCTGTGCGCCACCGAGGAGGGCGCCGTCAACAACCACTTCGTGGCCGGTGAAGATGTCGAAGTTCGGGATGTCCTTGGCGCCGATGAGCAGCTGGCGGAAGGAGACGTCGTCGCCCGAGGAGTCCTTCACGCCGGCCAGGACGCCTTCGCGGCCCAGTTCCAGCAGCAGGTCGGTGGGCAGCTTGAAGTGCGTGCGCACTGGAACGTCGTAGGCGAAGACGGGGACGTCCACGGATGCAGCGATGGCGCGGAAGTGGCGGCCGTTTTCCTCGGCGTTGCTGATGGCGTAGTACTGGCTGGTGGCCACGATGCCGTCGGCGCCCAGGGCGGTCAGGCGGGCGGCTTCCTCGATCACGCGGTTGGTGGTCTGCTCAACGGCACCCACCAGCAGCGGAACCTGTCCGGCGTTGACGCCGGCAATGGTGGTCAGCACGGTGTCGCGCTCGTCGTTGGTCAGGTGGGTGACCTCACCGGAGGAGCCGTT
It encodes the following:
- a CDS encoding ABC transporter ATP-binding protein is translated as MLTANKLHIAGRRHTLLPATTLEAQPGAVLLIQADGQERRTALSLALTGRMKPSSGAVALGHDKTLSGLRKHSVIVDSPDVNEPENHLTVRSLAAEDLALVPSKFRDRTRPTAWLVKHGFRDIVTKWVEELEPARLLHLQIELALSNPAATLMVVDSPDRHTADVGAWLPLLVQAAADTARPLVVVGVVGRLPDDWDGPAIIAGNAVHQVVAPTPLVEPVETPVVEPAEAPTPLVELVETPSVELVETPSVELVETPSVELVETPSVEPVETPVAAETAVVEPVETPAGEPAAEHLVQPPIPSRPPHTRAESLRAEVQNTDPSTGDDDTETLEPTEIPEESR
- a CDS encoding N-acetylmannosamine-6-phosphate 2-epimerase — its product is MTLKLTDLDSLAGALVVSAQAYPGEPMRDPRTTAQVAASAVIGGAAAIRVQGIADIQFTRAAVEVPVIGLWKDGHDGVFITPTLRHALSCASAGAHIVAIDGTRRPRPDGLTLAETIAGIHSGSNALVMADCGSFEDAVAAAEAGADLIGTTLAGYSGERPKTDGPDLELIAQIAAADLGKPLIAEGRIHSPAQARQALDAGAFAVVVGTAITHPATITGWFKDALTA
- a CDS encoding ROK family protein gives rise to the protein MRYVVGVDLGGTKTAAGVIGEDGSVLLTDQVPTLNRDGGEAILDATAALVRSLVERVAAQGAVVDAVGIGSAGVINAAEGTVISATDAILGWTGTHITAGLAARLGLPAAVVNDVHAHAMGEAWLGAGAGNGTSLMVAFGTGVGGSFVVDGKPLLGHHFVGGHVGHFASPYAVDRTIPLPCSCGHSGHVEAIASGPAIHAAYVRNGGSTSLPDTRAVFDAARLGDELARSVIYIAASAAGQAVGGLVNILDPAVVVVSGGLADAGELWWTPMEAALRAELLAPLAGVSVVRASLGNTAAMVGAASLVLS
- a CDS encoding dihydrodipicolinate synthase family protein, which encodes MTTVASRFQGVIPPVVTPRTADGAIDVPSLENVTRHLIEGGVTGLFVNGSSGEVTHLTNDERDTVLTTIAGVNAGQVPLLVGAVEQTTNRVIEEAARLTALGADGIVATSQYYAISNAEENGRHFRAIAASVDVPVFAYDVPVRTHFKLPTDLLLELGREGVLAGVKDSSGDDVSFRQLLIGAKDIPNFDIFTGHEVVVDGALLGGAQGVVPGLGNVDPAAYRRLYDLSVAGDWAGAAAEQDRITDVFNIVYTPKAGRVSGNAAGLGAFKTALMLMGIIKTNVMSTPMLALDEDETAAIKVILARTGLI